The Deltaproteobacteria bacterium genome includes a region encoding these proteins:
- a CDS encoding response regulator: MTTILIADACKPSLVMSSEVFKDKIPGSIIIVAVTGKQCLEILAKETPDMCVVDFDLPDADGIALIHAMRKTYHGPILLTAYPDANVDDAVKNDLFAFNDAGAWISKPIKFDVLSDKIDRFLTDKHRLGKRFETSLDTLLVGKGAGRGKRAPKVTGRIVNISLGGACVELDGPMKFKNGEELTIAVQLPTPGQVGKKVVRKPPSEDDGSDSKIKGVIAWVDKKSTKIGFRFSRLSDSQKRSLEELLKGSSTL, encoded by the coding sequence ATGACCACAATCTTGATTGCTGACGCATGTAAACCAAGTTTAGTTATGAGCTCTGAGGTATTTAAAGACAAAATCCCGGGTTCGATCATCATCGTCGCAGTCACTGGCAAACAGTGCCTGGAGATTTTGGCCAAGGAAACTCCTGATATGTGCGTCGTCGACTTTGACTTACCTGACGCCGATGGCATCGCTCTCATTCACGCAATGCGTAAAACTTATCATGGTCCGATCCTGTTGACGGCTTACCCCGATGCTAACGTTGATGATGCTGTGAAGAACGATCTTTTTGCCTTTAACGATGCTGGCGCCTGGATTTCTAAGCCCATCAAATTTGACGTCCTGAGCGATAAAATCGACCGCTTCCTGACCGACAAACACCGGCTGGGCAAGCGCTTTGAAACGTCCTTGGATACGCTCCTCGTCGGCAAAGGTGCCGGGCGTGGCAAGCGCGCCCCGAAGGTCACCGGTCGCATAGTAAACATCAGCCTCGGAGGCGCTTGCGTCGAACTGGATGGACCGATGAAGTTCAAAAATGGCGAGGAATTAACCATCGCCGTTCAGCTACCCACACCAGGGCAAGTTGGTAAAAAGGTCGTGCGTAAACCACCAAGCGAAGACGACGGTAGCGATTCAAAAATCAAAGGCGTCATTGCTTGGGTCGATAAGAAGTCGACCAAAATTGGCTTTCGCTTCAGTCGACTATCCGACAGCCAAAAGCGCAGCCTGGAAGAACTTCTCAAAGGATCCTCAACCCTCTAA
- the rlmD gene encoding 23S rRNA (uracil(1939)-C(5))-methyltransferase RlmD, with the protein MTRQGFRKSRQAPLPRNIYRRTPLTNRGGASRFGPRPVEPSCGLKSQCGACKFVNGDYTEGLETKFKAGVEVLRGAGLLDKCRVLPPVPSPHPLAYRSLAKLAVRPARPGAPGVSTSFSAEGEIIPNRFGIGLFATGSHNIVDMDSCPLHTQPISRFIRDLRSELNRSTLIPYDETKHAGQLRYVAVRAAHLTGELMVTFVVTEPLKLELRQIVGSLQRRGHKINSAHMNINDATGNAIFGASTVRLAGSERLRESLCDLSFEVGPTSFFQINPWQAINLYRRVEAVAGPALGSAPVAWDLYCGTGQISLVLARLGYRVLGIEENPSAVQDAQANARRNKLDARAEFLAARVEDAEEQLPRWAHTPGLIVVNPSRRGLAEGTRRHLARLLVNEPQARFMYVSCDVETLARDLKVISELSGFQVRQVEPFDMFPQTDNMEWLAVLNRP; encoded by the coding sequence ATGACCCGGCAAGGATTCCGAAAATCCCGGCAGGCGCCGTTGCCACGTAACATCTATCGTCGCACGCCGCTTACCAATCGTGGTGGGGCCAGCCGCTTTGGACCGCGCCCGGTCGAGCCTAGCTGTGGGCTTAAATCCCAATGCGGGGCCTGTAAATTTGTGAACGGTGACTACACCGAGGGGCTTGAGACTAAGTTTAAGGCTGGCGTCGAAGTGCTGCGCGGAGCGGGATTACTCGACAAATGTCGCGTCCTGCCACCCGTGCCATCTCCTCACCCGTTGGCGTACCGCAGCTTGGCTAAATTAGCAGTGAGACCAGCGCGCCCAGGTGCGCCCGGAGTCAGCACCAGTTTCAGCGCGGAGGGAGAGATCATCCCCAACCGTTTTGGCATCGGTTTATTTGCAACGGGTAGTCACAATATCGTCGACATGGACAGCTGCCCTCTGCACACCCAGCCGATCAGCCGGTTTATCCGTGATCTCCGCTCGGAGCTCAATCGGTCGACCCTGATCCCCTACGATGAGACTAAGCATGCAGGTCAGCTGCGCTACGTGGCGGTGCGTGCAGCGCACTTAACTGGTGAGCTGATGGTCACCTTTGTAGTGACGGAACCGCTCAAACTCGAGCTGAGGCAGATTGTTGGTAGCCTCCAGCGCCGTGGGCACAAAATCAACTCGGCCCACATGAACATCAATGATGCAACGGGCAACGCCATCTTTGGTGCGTCCACCGTGCGGCTGGCAGGCAGTGAGCGTCTCCGTGAGAGTCTTTGCGACTTGTCGTTTGAGGTGGGACCGACGTCCTTTTTCCAAATCAACCCCTGGCAGGCCATAAATCTCTACCGCCGGGTAGAAGCCGTTGCCGGTCCTGCGCTGGGATCAGCGCCTGTGGCTTGGGACCTTTACTGTGGTACCGGGCAGATCTCGTTGGTGTTAGCACGCCTGGGCTACCGCGTTCTAGGGATTGAAGAGAACCCCTCGGCAGTGCAGGACGCGCAGGCAAATGCTCGTCGGAATAAACTCGACGCGAGAGCCGAATTTTTAGCCGCTCGTGTTGAGGACGCTGAGGAACAACTGCCACGTTGGGCCCACACGCCAGGTTTGATCGTCGTCAACCCCTCACGTCGCGGCCTGGCCGAAGGCACCAGGCGTCATCTGGCACGCCTACTGGTCAACGAGCCTCAGGCGCGATTTATGTACGTATCCTGCGATGTTGAGACTTTAGCTCGGGATCTCAAGGTAATCTCAGAGCTGTCCGGCTTCCAGGTGAGACAGGTCGAGCCCTTTGATATGTTCCCACAAACCGACAATATGGAATGGCTCGCGGTCTTGAACCGTCCCTGA
- a CDS encoding tryptophan 2,3-dioxygenase: MAHQDEALIQPGERSLTYGAYLHVNELLQLQQPLTEPSQHDEMLFIIIHQVYELWFKQILHEVRLATVAVSRDQLIMLNRVVARIKSIQTILTSQVEILETMTPRDFNSFRDRLNPASGFQSYQFRELEYRLGCKEKNYLKFHAHDAHASKILAEALEAPSLYDHFIQLLAKRGFNIPEAVLKRDVTQPYQASDAVLAAAVKIYQEADRYYDLYSALESLMDLDEGLLLWRQRHVAMVERMIGNRRGTGGSSGVKYLTMTLSKRFFPEIWDARNWLGDAQYGDTKNRSATAEQNQ, from the coding sequence ATGGCGCATCAAGACGAAGCCTTGATTCAACCTGGTGAGCGTTCGCTCACCTACGGAGCCTATCTACACGTTAATGAGCTGTTACAGTTGCAGCAGCCACTCACTGAGCCGTCACAGCATGATGAAATGCTGTTTATCATCATCCACCAAGTGTACGAGCTGTGGTTCAAGCAGATACTGCACGAAGTAAGGCTTGCCACCGTTGCCGTGTCGCGCGACCAACTGATCATGCTGAATCGTGTGGTGGCTCGCATCAAGTCCATCCAAACCATACTCACCAGCCAGGTTGAGATTCTGGAGACGATGACACCGCGCGATTTTAATTCCTTTCGCGACCGCCTGAATCCCGCGAGCGGCTTCCAGTCCTACCAATTTAGGGAACTTGAATACCGCCTCGGTTGTAAGGAAAAAAACTATCTCAAGTTCCATGCGCATGATGCCCACGCATCCAAAATTTTGGCAGAGGCCTTAGAGGCACCGAGCCTCTATGATCACTTCATTCAGCTCCTCGCTAAACGTGGCTTTAACATCCCTGAGGCCGTGCTCAAGCGAGACGTCACCCAGCCGTATCAGGCGTCAGACGCGGTTTTGGCAGCTGCTGTCAAGATTTACCAAGAAGCCGACCGCTACTATGATCTATACTCAGCACTTGAATCACTGATGGATCTCGATGAGGGACTGCTTCTTTGGCGTCAGCGCCATGTAGCCATGGTAGAGCGCATGATCGGCAATCGCCGTGGTACAGGCGGCTCGAGTGGCGTCAAGTATCTGACGATGACGCTCAGCAAGCGGTTCTTTCCTGAGATTTGGGACGCGCGTAATTGGCTAGGAGATGCCCAGTATGGCGACACCAAAAACCGCTCCGCAACCGCAGAGCAAAATCAATAA
- a CDS encoding aminotransferase class I/II-fold pyridoxal phosphate-dependent enzyme, whose protein sequence is MPSMATPKTAPQPQSKINKLAAELAEYPMEELARIRRELVAAGKPVFDFGTGDPKIPTWEPIRDACRDGIPEISQYPSVRGTDALRAAQQGYLDRRFGLRPSDYDICPSAGSKEAIFHIALCLVGRAGGKKHMIYPDPGYPVYRSSTIFAGGIPYPVKLTPDNGFLLEPWNLPPYIQRDAAAIWLNYPHNPTGATANKEYWTQVVEWCHRTDTILLADDCYVDIYDSVIDNTPLPDGADDDRPMTPLQLSSDRVLSFMSLSKRSGMTGYRSGLIAGDPDIIKAILKARANFGVGGPDFVAKAAVVAWNDDMHVLERRAIFTQRIAQAAPVFQELGMLKDVPKATFYLWTKIPSAFGSGDVRFCLNLAEQGVICSPSSWLSESIKGYARFALVPDTEPTAEALQIIKDYVNS, encoded by the coding sequence ATGCCCAGTATGGCGACACCAAAAACCGCTCCGCAACCGCAGAGCAAAATCAATAAACTAGCGGCTGAGCTGGCTGAATACCCGATGGAAGAGTTGGCGCGTATCCGCCGTGAACTCGTAGCCGCGGGTAAGCCAGTTTTTGACTTTGGCACGGGAGATCCTAAGATCCCAACCTGGGAGCCGATTCGCGACGCTTGTCGTGACGGGATTCCAGAGATTAGCCAGTATCCCAGCGTCAGGGGCACGGATGCCTTACGCGCAGCGCAGCAGGGCTACTTGGATCGTCGTTTTGGCTTGCGTCCCAGCGATTACGACATCTGTCCGTCAGCCGGTAGTAAAGAGGCCATCTTTCACATCGCATTGTGCTTAGTAGGCCGTGCCGGTGGCAAAAAGCATATGATTTATCCGGACCCAGGCTATCCCGTTTACCGCTCGTCCACGATCTTTGCCGGAGGTATTCCCTATCCGGTGAAACTAACGCCCGATAACGGATTCCTGCTCGAGCCGTGGAATCTGCCTCCGTATATTCAGCGCGATGCAGCGGCGATTTGGCTCAATTATCCACATAATCCAACGGGTGCCACTGCTAACAAGGAATACTGGACGCAAGTGGTCGAGTGGTGCCATCGCACAGACACTATATTGCTCGCGGACGATTGCTACGTCGATATTTACGACAGCGTGATCGACAATACGCCGCTGCCAGATGGAGCCGACGATGATCGGCCGATGACGCCGCTTCAGCTGTCAAGCGACCGCGTTCTTTCGTTCATGAGTTTATCGAAACGCTCCGGCATGACGGGCTATCGTTCAGGACTCATTGCGGGTGACCCGGACATCATCAAGGCGATCTTGAAGGCGCGGGCTAACTTTGGTGTGGGTGGTCCTGATTTTGTCGCTAAAGCAGCTGTCGTAGCTTGGAATGACGATATGCACGTGCTCGAGCGACGCGCTATTTTCACGCAGCGTATTGCTCAGGCGGCTCCGGTATTTCAAGAGCTCGGGATGTTGAAGGATGTGCCTAAGGCCACCTTCTATCTCTGGACTAAAATACCAAGTGCGTTTGGCAGTGGAGACGTGCGTTTTTGCCTGAACTTAGCTGAGCAGGGCGTCATCTGTAGCCCGAGTAGTTGGCTCAGCGAGAGTATCAAGGGGTATGCGCGGTTTGCGCTGGTGCCCGACACCGAGCCGACGGCAGAGGCACTGCAGATCATTAAGGATTATGTGAACAGCTGA
- a CDS encoding 2Fe-2S iron-sulfur cluster binding domain-containing protein, whose protein sequence is MPTILFKPLGIAVSVDANTKILVAANRNKVTMRYGCASCRCGTCGVSVQGGSLTPMRTNELSLLAKMKLTTDGSIRLACQARVLGGDLEVDLAFQDTYSPDAADDADTDGFEDT, encoded by the coding sequence ATGCCAACGATACTGTTTAAACCTCTTGGTATCGCGGTGTCTGTCGACGCCAACACTAAGATCTTGGTGGCGGCCAATCGCAACAAGGTGACGATGCGCTACGGATGCGCTTCGTGCCGTTGTGGCACCTGCGGGGTCAGCGTGCAAGGCGGCAGCTTGACGCCGATGCGGACTAACGAGCTTAGTCTACTCGCCAAGATGAAGCTGACAACCGATGGCAGCATCCGCCTGGCCTGCCAGGCCAGGGTACTGGGTGGCGACCTGGAGGTTGACTTGGCGTTCCAGGACACCTATTCGCCTGACGCCGCTGACGATGCCGACACCGACGGCTTTGAGGACACCTAA
- a CDS encoding tetratricopeptide repeat protein, translated as MRLKSLLLSISAGSFTLLISCQTTDPGVSNVDTTRGEVALYSTSDGRTTLDLKRYKERPRAMADALKKHLRENPSDYSAMAALASVETALGELESAEEHARDVLRHDQKNKSARKTLAEIAMRRNNPDMAALLLNDLGGAQSKDSSVLNMLAMIELKRNNNAGAMALFKKALRLNSDDLAARMNLGVLLLKYRQMDQAAVEFERILRSVPNHTDAKLHLAIIQSARGQREPAEKMFRQVLAMDDQNPIALYNLAVLLKDDGRYNEAVSYLKAYLRSTRGKSTDNEQVLTLIDSIQHHQTARGEKFSDDDIESMAGSEKTPAGESKQEKVATKDHDEPSVDSRPKERAEAKEVVKEEVKEQTKNTTNDDDDDDDISSLEKTLQ; from the coding sequence ATGCGCCTCAAATCCTTGTTGCTATCTATAAGCGCAGGATCTTTTACTTTGCTAATCAGTTGTCAAACGACAGACCCAGGCGTCAGCAATGTCGACACGACGCGCGGCGAGGTTGCGCTTTATTCCACCAGTGATGGTCGTACCACCTTAGACCTGAAGCGCTACAAAGAGCGTCCACGGGCCATGGCCGACGCTCTGAAAAAGCATTTGCGCGAAAATCCCAGCGACTATAGCGCTATGGCGGCACTCGCCAGCGTCGAAACGGCTCTCGGTGAGCTCGAGTCTGCCGAGGAGCACGCGCGAGATGTTTTACGGCATGACCAAAAAAATAAGTCTGCACGCAAAACTTTGGCCGAGATTGCCATGCGTCGCAATAACCCGGATATGGCGGCCTTGCTCCTCAATGACCTTGGTGGTGCGCAGTCAAAAGACAGCAGTGTCCTCAACATGCTCGCCATGATCGAACTGAAGCGCAACAACAACGCCGGCGCCATGGCCCTATTCAAAAAGGCGCTGCGTCTTAATTCGGACGATTTAGCGGCGCGCATGAATCTTGGCGTACTGCTGCTTAAGTACAGGCAAATGGATCAAGCCGCTGTGGAATTTGAGAGAATCTTGAGGAGTGTGCCCAATCACACGGATGCTAAGCTACATCTGGCAATCATTCAATCAGCACGCGGCCAGCGTGAGCCAGCAGAAAAAATGTTTCGGCAGGTTTTAGCCATGGATGATCAAAACCCGATTGCACTATACAATCTAGCTGTACTCCTTAAAGACGACGGTCGCTATAACGAGGCCGTGAGCTACCTCAAAGCGTATCTTCGTAGCACACGTGGCAAATCCACTGACAACGAGCAAGTTCTCACACTCATCGATAGTATCCAGCATCATCAAACCGCTCGGGGCGAAAAGTTCTCTGATGACGACATTGAATCCATGGCCGGTTCCGAAAAGACCCCAGCTGGCGAGTCCAAGCAGGAAAAGGTTGCCACCAAGGATCATGACGAGCCTAGCGTCGATAGCCGCCCCAAAGAAAGGGCAGAGGCTAAGGAAGTGGTTAAGGAAGAAGTAAAAGAACAAACCAAAAACACGACTAACGACGACGACGACGACGACGATATTTCGAGTTTAGAGAAAACGCTACAATAA
- a CDS encoding tetratricopeptide repeat protein: MTKRKVQGVHMNHLRRIFCRLHSTWYGPCVVLLWLAGAQSAAARPAIHKSDKAKNFAPTIEDNANYYAKNRRNISEADLKKADQLRLKTVTSIEDLLKSKKGASRRFELLLRLGELHVERHDYVRDSEMMQYEKAWDSWSQAKSKDPKTAGPEPKLSVASSNDEMLKASESFRKLVTEFPKHPRTDAALYSLARVLTRLGKDSAVEYYQRLIKGFPKSPLLPDTYLSLGEYYFDKHDIGTAIENYKKVMQFKDNKAYPYAVYKLGWAYYNAPAKNDKDTQENYRKAVAAFKLVVKISEQNEEYGAKSKSNVNLRDEALNDLVLVWADGEDVDAAWKYFQTVGSSESFYKMLERLGNIYTEQGRNQQAIVVYQRLLREMPVRPTNPEVSVRLVELYDLTGNVAGLVTELQKMKKTYIDESPWRDSNAKNQVALNEARHQCELTIHRYGAMFHQRAQKTKNAELFATASDIYGIYLATFPDTPAAYDIRYYLAEIHFDRKEYEKAATHYSLVAKADPKGKYMKAAAFNAVAAINQLVVDTKWPDLPPAGQVAKPIDIPAAKQKLIQVIDLYVSLLPQEKDGDAMRFTAAQTYFDYGHYADAMTRFEKITVDIPNTKQARTSVRMIMGFYAAREDWGRVTSWGQKFLAQDKILDEPLKKYVTELLQSATFKQALVYEKEEKFEAAATSFMAFQKQFPTNSNADRAVYNAMLNFYKVGKIEQALEAGNLLINKYPKSPMVVDTMASVASTEETLAKFEAAAKVYHRLASQFPQDKRAAPAMYNAAILYKGINQLDQSVALLRELGQRFATAPQAAEANMTLAEILERQGRYPDAIHAYQIYVKQFGDVDTDLGLYASAKSATLTMNHGDKANGQKALDKVIKRLTAKNAPTALAARSTVAQILFKQSEVPFRDYMDAALNDGGRVEKQVSDKQAKLVKLAASFERIIDLGSPEFTVASLYRLGEAHENFANALFKVPAPNGATPAATDKLRTELEKVALPLRDEAYKFFETAYQRSKEVDTFTTWTRLTYQKMVELAPDKHPSIDELSAEPGYLSHSVKIGQPISDIVSSGI, encoded by the coding sequence ATGACCAAGCGTAAAGTTCAGGGGGTCCATATGAATCATCTGCGTCGTATTTTCTGTCGTCTCCATTCAACTTGGTACGGCCCTTGCGTGGTCCTGCTGTGGCTCGCAGGCGCCCAGTCGGCTGCCGCGAGGCCGGCTATTCACAAAAGTGATAAGGCAAAAAATTTCGCCCCCACTATCGAGGACAACGCTAACTATTACGCCAAAAATCGGCGCAACATTTCTGAGGCTGATCTGAAAAAAGCTGACCAGCTCCGTCTCAAGACGGTTACGTCGATTGAGGACTTACTAAAGTCCAAAAAAGGCGCCTCACGTCGCTTTGAGCTACTACTGCGCCTAGGTGAGCTCCATGTCGAACGTCACGACTACGTCCGCGATAGTGAAATGATGCAGTACGAAAAGGCTTGGGACTCCTGGTCACAAGCAAAATCAAAGGATCCAAAAACTGCAGGCCCAGAACCGAAACTAAGCGTCGCCTCTTCCAACGACGAGATGCTCAAAGCATCCGAGTCTTTCCGCAAATTGGTGACCGAGTTCCCCAAACACCCTAGAACAGACGCTGCTCTCTATTCCCTAGCCCGGGTGCTAACGCGACTCGGTAAGGACAGTGCTGTTGAGTACTATCAGCGCCTAATCAAAGGGTTCCCGAAATCGCCGCTCCTCCCGGATACCTATCTATCTCTCGGCGAGTACTATTTTGATAAACATGACATTGGTACAGCAATCGAGAACTACAAGAAAGTCATGCAGTTCAAGGACAATAAGGCCTATCCCTATGCAGTTTATAAGCTCGGCTGGGCTTACTACAATGCCCCTGCCAAGAACGACAAAGATACCCAGGAGAACTACCGCAAAGCCGTTGCTGCCTTTAAGTTGGTCGTGAAGATTTCCGAACAGAACGAGGAGTATGGCGCCAAGAGCAAAAGCAACGTCAACCTACGCGACGAGGCTTTGAATGACTTAGTCCTCGTATGGGCCGATGGCGAGGACGTCGATGCCGCTTGGAAATATTTCCAGACCGTCGGATCAAGCGAATCGTTCTACAAAATGCTTGAGCGCCTAGGCAATATCTATACGGAACAAGGCCGTAACCAACAAGCCATCGTTGTTTATCAACGTCTGCTGCGCGAGATGCCGGTAAGACCAACTAACCCTGAGGTCTCAGTCAGGCTTGTGGAACTCTACGACCTTACCGGTAACGTCGCCGGTCTAGTCACTGAACTTCAGAAAATGAAAAAAACCTATATTGACGAATCGCCGTGGCGCGACTCCAATGCCAAAAATCAGGTCGCCCTCAATGAGGCGCGGCACCAATGTGAGCTGACGATTCATCGCTATGGTGCCATGTTCCACCAGCGCGCTCAGAAGACTAAGAACGCTGAGCTATTCGCAACGGCATCAGACATCTACGGTATTTATCTCGCCACTTTCCCCGACACACCGGCCGCTTATGACATTCGTTATTATTTGGCAGAAATTCATTTTGATCGCAAAGAATACGAAAAGGCTGCGACACATTATTCTCTTGTAGCCAAGGCCGATCCTAAGGGCAAGTATATGAAAGCCGCTGCTTTCAACGCTGTTGCGGCGATCAACCAATTAGTGGTTGATACTAAATGGCCAGACCTTCCACCAGCCGGTCAAGTGGCTAAGCCCATTGATATTCCGGCTGCAAAACAGAAGCTAATCCAGGTCATCGATCTCTATGTATCACTTCTGCCCCAGGAGAAGGACGGCGATGCGATGCGCTTCACCGCCGCGCAAACCTATTTCGACTATGGTCACTACGCCGATGCTATGACTCGCTTCGAAAAGATCACCGTTGATATCCCGAACACAAAACAGGCCCGGACCTCCGTGCGCATGATTATGGGCTTCTATGCGGCGAGGGAGGACTGGGGTCGCGTCACTAGCTGGGGGCAAAAATTCCTCGCACAAGACAAAATTCTCGACGAGCCACTAAAGAAATATGTCACCGAGCTGCTACAATCGGCGACCTTCAAGCAAGCTCTGGTCTACGAAAAAGAAGAAAAATTTGAAGCTGCAGCGACGAGTTTCATGGCTTTTCAAAAACAGTTCCCAACTAACAGTAATGCCGATCGAGCCGTCTACAACGCCATGCTCAACTTTTATAAAGTTGGCAAAATCGAACAAGCTCTTGAGGCTGGTAACCTGCTGATAAACAAGTACCCCAAGTCGCCCATGGTCGTGGACACTATGGCGTCGGTCGCTAGCACCGAAGAAACCCTGGCTAAATTTGAGGCGGCGGCCAAGGTTTACCATCGCCTTGCTAGCCAGTTCCCTCAGGATAAAAGAGCTGCTCCTGCGATGTATAACGCCGCCATCTTATATAAGGGCATTAACCAACTGGACCAGTCGGTGGCCTTACTCCGCGAGCTCGGTCAGAGATTTGCTACGGCGCCGCAAGCTGCCGAGGCCAACATGACGCTGGCGGAAATATTGGAGCGTCAAGGCCGCTATCCCGACGCTATTCATGCCTACCAAATCTACGTCAAACAGTTTGGCGACGTCGACACCGATCTTGGACTGTATGCCAGCGCCAAGTCGGCCACACTGACTATGAACCATGGTGACAAGGCCAACGGTCAAAAAGCGCTAGATAAAGTGATTAAACGCCTCACCGCTAAAAATGCTCCCACCGCACTAGCAGCCAGATCGACTGTAGCTCAAATCCTCTTCAAACAAAGTGAAGTTCCGTTTAGAGACTATATGGATGCGGCACTAAACGATGGAGGCAGAGTTGAAAAACAGGTATCGGACAAACAGGCCAAACTAGTGAAGCTCGCCGCATCATTTGAACGCATCATTGACCTCGGAAGTCCTGAGTTCACTGTCGCCTCGCTCTACCGACTCGGCGAAGCTCACGAAAACTTCGCCAACGCCCTCTTTAAAGTACCGGCGCCCAACGGCGCCACTCCAGCAGCTACTGATAAATTGAGGACCGAACTCGAAAAAGTCGCTCTACCGCTGAGAGACGAGGCCTACAAGTTCTTTGAGACCGCCTATCAACGCTCGAAAGAGGTCGACACCTTCACCACGTGGACCAGGCTAACCTATCAAAAGATGGTGGAGCTAGCTCCCGATAAACACCCGAGTATCGATGAGCTCTCGGCAGAACCCGGTTATCTCTCGCACAGCGTAAAAATAGGTCAACCCATCAGTGACATCGTCAGCTCCGGCATTTGA
- a CDS encoding outer membrane beta-barrel domain-containing protein yields the protein MRKLALAITALATCWTFAAHAMDLDPKDIRGSSSKEPVEVLQNRYFLKAFRPEFGLLGGVVLNEAYTNTQLAGLRGGMFIDEWIGFELQYLRTRVRPSTDRTTLEQLKYRPLTGEGVTTVSPEVNAIHVITEANAVAAPLYGKINILNAWIVYTDIYATAGLANVMTDQGNKGALSLGAGERFYIGRSWSVRIDYRDRIYTEKRGGTSSRRHAQSVDFGLSYFFL from the coding sequence ATGAGAAAACTCGCCCTGGCCATCACAGCGCTTGCGACATGTTGGACGTTCGCAGCTCATGCCATGGATTTGGATCCTAAGGATATCCGCGGATCGTCGAGCAAGGAACCCGTTGAAGTCCTGCAGAATCGGTACTTTTTGAAGGCTTTCCGCCCAGAATTCGGTCTACTCGGTGGCGTGGTTTTGAACGAAGCTTACACCAACACGCAACTTGCAGGACTTCGCGGTGGCATGTTTATCGATGAGTGGATCGGCTTTGAACTCCAATATTTACGCACCCGCGTCAGGCCTAGCACGGATCGCACAACGCTCGAGCAACTGAAATATCGCCCCTTAACGGGCGAAGGTGTCACCACTGTAAGTCCGGAGGTGAACGCCATCCATGTCATCACCGAGGCCAACGCCGTAGCCGCTCCGCTTTACGGCAAGATCAACATATTGAATGCCTGGATCGTCTACACCGACATTTACGCCACTGCTGGGCTCGCCAACGTCATGACAGATCAAGGCAATAAAGGCGCTCTCTCACTAGGCGCGGGAGAACGATTTTACATAGGCCGATCATGGTCCGTAAGAATCGACTACCGCGACCGCATTTATACGGAAAAACGTGGCGGTACGAGCTCACGGCGTCATGCTCAGAGCGTTGATTTCGGCCTCAGTTACTTCTTCCTTTAA